The proteins below are encoded in one region of Gambusia affinis linkage group LG07, SWU_Gaff_1.0, whole genome shotgun sequence:
- the camkva gene encoding caM kinase-like vesicle-associated protein has translation MPFGCLTLGEKKDYNSPTEVTDKYDLGQVVKSEEFCEIFRAKDRNTLKMYTCKKFNKKDGRKVRKAAKNEIMILKMVKHHNILQLVDAFETKKEYFIFLELATGREVFDWILDQGYYSERDTSNVMRQVLEAVAYLHSLKIVHRNLKLENLVYYNRLKHSKIVISDFQLAKLENGLIKDPCGTPEYLAPEMVGRQRYGRPVDCWAIGVIMYILLSGNPPFYDDSDEEDPDSRDKNLFLKILSGDYEFDSPYWDDISDSAKTLVASLMDVDQDQRLTAQEAIAHEWISGNAASDKNIKDGVCAQIEKNFAKAKWKKAVRVTTLMKRLRGPDQSDSGAAGAAAGAAADANTPGGGPALPPGGGLSMAATLKAALKEKASDTQTATNPAQSLQPGAQQEEQQSRCNGEAPQMVPQRKED, from the exons ATGCCGTTTGGTTGTCTCACACTCGGAGAGAAGAAGGATTATAACAGTCCCACTGAGGTGACTGACAAATATGACCTCGGACAAGTTGTTAAGTC ggagGAATTTTGTGAGATATTCCGAGCAAAGGACAGGAATACCTTGAAAATGTACACATgtaaaaagtttaacaaaaaggATGGAAGGAAAGTGAGGAAAGCTGCAAAGAATGAGATAATGATCTTGAAAAT ggTAAAACATCACAACATCCTCCAGCTGGTTGATGCATTTGAAACTAAGAAAGAGTACTTCATTTTTCTGGAGCT TGCTACAGGAAGGGAGGTCTTTGATTGGATTTTGGATCAAGGCTACTATTCAGAAAGGGACACTAGCAATGTAATGAGGCAGGTTCTGGAGGCCGTTGCTTACCTGCACTCTCTGAAGATTGTCCACAGAAACCTGAAG CTGGAGAATTTGGTGTACTATAATCGTTTGAAGCACTCCAAAATTGTTATCAGCGACTTTCAGCTGGCAAAACTGGAAAATGGACTAATTAAAGACCCGTGTGGGACTCCAGAATATCTTG CACCTGAAATGGTTGGAAGACAGAGATATGGTCGACCAGTGGACTGCTGGGCCATCGGCGTCATCATGTATATACT TTTATCAGGGAACCCTCCTTTCTATGACGATTCTGATGAAGAAGACCCAGATAGCCGTGACAAGAACCTCTTTCTAAAGATTTTGTCTGGAGACTATGAATTTGATTCTCCCTACTGGGATGACATTTCTGATTCTG cCAAAACCTTGGTAGCATCTTTGATGGATGTCGACCAAGACCAGCGATTGACTGCTCAGGAAGCTATAGCCCATGAAtg gaTTTCTGGAAATGCGGCCTCCGACAAGAACATCAAAGATGGAGTTTGTGCCCAAATTGAGAAGAACTTTGCCAAAGCAAAGTGGAAG AAAGCTGTCAGGGTAACTACCCTGATGAAAAGGCTTCGAGGGCCTGATCAGAGTGACTCAGGGGCtgcaggtgctgcagcaggggCAGCAGCCGATGCCAACACACCCGGAGGTGGTCCTGCTCTTCCACCTGGTGGCGGCCTCAGCATGGCTGCCACCCTTAAAGCTGCTCTTAAAGAAAAGGCCTCTGACACACAGACTGCAACCAACCCTGCACAATCCTTGCAGCCTGGAGcgcagcaggaggagcagcagtcACGGTGTAACGGTGAGGCTCCGCAAATGGTGCCACAGAGAAAAGAAGACTAA